From the genome of Primulina eburnea isolate SZY01 chromosome 12, ASM2296580v1, whole genome shotgun sequence, one region includes:
- the LOC140808050 gene encoding E4 SUMO-protein ligase PIAL2-like isoform X2, giving the protein MADTVGVGGAVLDASELNAFRISVVMDGLLGHVRNTIKNDTEFLNLCLSLSRGIDFAVLHYEVPSRVQELPSLLNQVCRFKNNALLQSAIMVLMISVKNACECGWFSNKDSDELINLAKEMARNFCGSSNFGDKATCSLSVTSTIMSRFYPRMRMGHKLVFLEVKPGFNAYVSGFQIPKTLKPSPGQKIMLFVAQADNIMTSSCLTTPSKVNFLVNGKGVEKRTTVSMDTGPQIPTDVTQMLKYGSNLLQAVGEFNGNYTIALAFMSEMPNLESSALQDYEQHALTAVDSDSEIIEGPSRISLNCPISFKRIKIPVKGYSCKHIQILEEVGTNDTEVIFASDGSWNVAAGTDDSLQKSVAKISDNAQDEHTLFEFVPLSKAPVDVLDLTAIDEICSISDDEIQDGILTPTNDANQSNACLDDDFWSGFVLPDFGQVSSLSNAPVDGISATASNKIVQTPVLIHPVGPNTPNQELEAVYGNSLVTSSVPQSETSLSTTPPFQQHQFGNSSVTNEYGRFPSLTRNVTRTATAVQALPAQTLYSVLQKRPRNNGSTFTQNSSLATSQASPRAQMIPNSVHINPFYASQRSSSPLHQYMGMQQNNSFPSVQSFQPSVPDQGGNSFSALNERRSSTPPHLGGPRMPSSAQSPANFSRPQSQVGVSRDQTNLPAGAVTSQQVGMSLSVPASGQMARPVEASRTTPSYMIPNSHRMPSRDQVSNPEITSSQGQTTAAIDLAEQNWRPAGRMRGALSGQAYADALNQYILRPNQQAQAARPSLPANVPAHLQSLMTDTTEQPVELSHSSGAPVAGPEVSSKLPEVSSGTK; this is encoded by the exons AGGTATTGATTTTGCTGTTTTACACTACGAGGTTCCAAGCAGAGTGCAAGAGTTACCTTCTCTGTTAAATCAG GTGTGCCGATTTAAGAACAATGCCCTCCTGCAGTCAGCTATAATGGTTTTGATGATTTCTGTTAAG AACGCTTGTGAATGTGGCTGGTTTTCAAATAAAGATTCTGATGAACTAATTAACCTGGCGAAGGAG ATGGCAAGGAATTTCTGTGGCTCATCAAATTTTGGTGACAAGGCTACCTGCTCTCTTTCTGTTACCTCCACAATTATGTCAAG GTTCTACCCGAGAATGAGGATGGGTCATAAATTAGTTTTCCTTGAAGTCAAG CCTGGGTTCAATGCTTATGTGAGTGGCTTCCAGATTCCAAAAACTTTAAAGCCTTCTCCGGGCCAAAAAATA ATGTTATTTGTTGCGCAAGCAGATAATATAATGACATCTTCCTGCCTCACTACCCCCTCCAAAGTCAA CTTTCTCGTGAATGGGAAGGGAGTGGAGAAGAGGACTACTGTTTCCATG GATACAGGACCTCAAATCCCGACAGATGTGACACAAATGCTGAAATACGGGTCGAATCTTCTTCAGGCTGTGGGTGAATTTAATG GGAATTATACTATAGCACTTGCTTTCATGAGTGAGATGCCAAACCTTGAGAGTAGTGCCCTTCAAGATTATGAGCAGCATGCTCTCACAGCTGTGGATTCAG ATTCTGAAATAATTGAAGGGCCATCAAGGATATCGCTTAATTGTCCTATTAG CTTCAAGCGAATTAAAATTCCTGTCAAAGGATATTCATGCAAACATATTCAG ATCCTGGAAGAGGTTGGGACAAATGATACCGAGGTAATTTTTGCCTCAGATGGATCTTGGAATGTTGCGGCGGGAACAGATGACTCTTTACAGAAATCAGTGGCCAAGATCTCCGATAATGCGCAGGATGAGCATACACTATTTGAATTTGTTCCATTGTCGAAAGCTCCTGTAGATGTTCTTGATCTGACTGCCATTGATGAAATATGTTCTATTTCTGATGATGAAATTCAAGACGGGATACTTACCCCAACAAATGATGCTAACCAAAGTAATGCATGTCTTGATGATGACTTCTGGTCTGGATTCGTTCTGCCAGACTTTGGACAGGTGTCATCACTATCAAACGCACCTGTTGACGGTATTTCTGCCACCGCTTCAAACAAAATTGTGCAGACTCCTGTTTTAATCCATCCAGTTGGTCCTAATACTCCAAATCAAGAACTTGAGGCTGTCTATGGCAATTCACTTGTTACATCCTCCGTGCCACAAAGTGAAACTTCTTTATCAACTACTCCACCATTTCAGCAGCACCAATTTGGAAATTCATCTGTCACTAACGAGTATGGAAGGTTCCCGTCTCTAACCAGGAATGTTACCCGAACAGCAACAGCGGTTCAGGCCCTTCCTGCGCAGACATTATATTCTGTCCTTCAAAAACGGCCAAGAAATAATGGGAGCACATTTACCCAGAATAGTTCATTAGCAACTTCTCAAGCCTCACCACGGGCCCAAATGATTCCCAACTCAGTTCATATAAATCCATTTTACGCTTCACAGAGGTCTTCATCTCCATTGCATCAGTACATGGGTATGCAG CAAAATAACTCATTTCCTTCCGTTCAATCATTTCAACCAAGTGTTCCAGATCAAGGCGGGAATTCTTTTAGTGCTTTGAATGAACGTCGTAGTTCAACTCCACCTCACCTTGGTGGCCCGAGGATGCCATCATCTGCTCAGTCACCTGCGAACTTCTCTAGGCCTCAAAGCCAAGTTGGAGTTTCACGGGACCAAACCAATCTCCCGGCAGGGGCAGTCACTAGTCAACAAGTTGGTATGTCGTTATCTGTGCCCGCAAGTGGACAGATGGCTAGGCCTGTCGAGGCATCTAGAACAACACCCTCATACATGATTCCAAATAGTCATAGGATGCCATCAAGAGACCAGGTAAGTAATCCAGAAATTACATCTTCTCAAGGTCAGACCACTGCTGCTATCGATTTAGCAGAGCAGAATTGGCGACCGGCAGGCCGTATGCGTGGAGCCTTATCAGGTCAGGCTTACGCTGATGCTTTAAACCAGTACATTCTTAGGCCTAACCAGCAAGCTCAGGCAGCGAGGCCGTCACTCCCAGCTAATGTCCCAGCACATTTGCAATCCTTGATGACCGATACAACTGAGCAGCCTGTAGAACTAAGCCATTCTTCTGGAGCCCCGGTTGCTGGGCCCGAGGTTTCAAGCAAATTACCAGAGGTATCATCCGGGACAAAGTGA
- the LOC140808050 gene encoding E4 SUMO-protein ligase PIAL2-like isoform X1 has protein sequence MADTVGVGGAVLDASELNAFRISVVMDGLLGHVRNTIKNDTEFLNLCLSLSRGIDFAVLHYEVPSRVQELPSLLNQVCRFKNNALLQSAIMVLMISVKNACECGWFSNKDSDELINLAKEMARNFCGSSNFGDKATCSLSVTSTIMSRFYPRMRMGHKLVFLEVKPGFNAYVSGFQIPKTLKPSPGQKIMLFVAQADNIMTSSCLTTPSKVNFLVNGKGVEKRTTVSMDTGPQIPTDVTQMLKYGSNLLQAVGEFNGNYTIALAFMSEMPNLESSALQDYEQHALTAVDSDSEIIEGPSRISLNCPISFKRIKIPVKGYSCKHIQCFDFDNYVSMNSRAPFWRCPHCNQHVCFTDIRIDSKMVKILEEVGTNDTEVIFASDGSWNVAAGTDDSLQKSVAKISDNAQDEHTLFEFVPLSKAPVDVLDLTAIDEICSISDDEIQDGILTPTNDANQSNACLDDDFWSGFVLPDFGQVSSLSNAPVDGISATASNKIVQTPVLIHPVGPNTPNQELEAVYGNSLVTSSVPQSETSLSTTPPFQQHQFGNSSVTNEYGRFPSLTRNVTRTATAVQALPAQTLYSVLQKRPRNNGSTFTQNSSLATSQASPRAQMIPNSVHINPFYASQRSSSPLHQYMGMQQNNSFPSVQSFQPSVPDQGGNSFSALNERRSSTPPHLGGPRMPSSAQSPANFSRPQSQVGVSRDQTNLPAGAVTSQQVGMSLSVPASGQMARPVEASRTTPSYMIPNSHRMPSRDQVSNPEITSSQGQTTAAIDLAEQNWRPAGRMRGALSGQAYADALNQYILRPNQQAQAARPSLPANVPAHLQSLMTDTTEQPVELSHSSGAPVAGPEVSSKLPEVSSGTK, from the exons AGGTATTGATTTTGCTGTTTTACACTACGAGGTTCCAAGCAGAGTGCAAGAGTTACCTTCTCTGTTAAATCAG GTGTGCCGATTTAAGAACAATGCCCTCCTGCAGTCAGCTATAATGGTTTTGATGATTTCTGTTAAG AACGCTTGTGAATGTGGCTGGTTTTCAAATAAAGATTCTGATGAACTAATTAACCTGGCGAAGGAG ATGGCAAGGAATTTCTGTGGCTCATCAAATTTTGGTGACAAGGCTACCTGCTCTCTTTCTGTTACCTCCACAATTATGTCAAG GTTCTACCCGAGAATGAGGATGGGTCATAAATTAGTTTTCCTTGAAGTCAAG CCTGGGTTCAATGCTTATGTGAGTGGCTTCCAGATTCCAAAAACTTTAAAGCCTTCTCCGGGCCAAAAAATA ATGTTATTTGTTGCGCAAGCAGATAATATAATGACATCTTCCTGCCTCACTACCCCCTCCAAAGTCAA CTTTCTCGTGAATGGGAAGGGAGTGGAGAAGAGGACTACTGTTTCCATG GATACAGGACCTCAAATCCCGACAGATGTGACACAAATGCTGAAATACGGGTCGAATCTTCTTCAGGCTGTGGGTGAATTTAATG GGAATTATACTATAGCACTTGCTTTCATGAGTGAGATGCCAAACCTTGAGAGTAGTGCCCTTCAAGATTATGAGCAGCATGCTCTCACAGCTGTGGATTCAG ATTCTGAAATAATTGAAGGGCCATCAAGGATATCGCTTAATTGTCCTATTAG CTTCAAGCGAATTAAAATTCCTGTCAAAGGATATTCATGCAAACATATTCAG TGTTTTGATTTTGACAACTATGTGAGCATGAATTCAAGAGCACCATTCTGGCGCTGCCCTCATTGTAATCAACATGTTTGCTTCACTGATATACGCATTGACAGTAAGATGGTCAAG ATCCTGGAAGAGGTTGGGACAAATGATACCGAGGTAATTTTTGCCTCAGATGGATCTTGGAATGTTGCGGCGGGAACAGATGACTCTTTACAGAAATCAGTGGCCAAGATCTCCGATAATGCGCAGGATGAGCATACACTATTTGAATTTGTTCCATTGTCGAAAGCTCCTGTAGATGTTCTTGATCTGACTGCCATTGATGAAATATGTTCTATTTCTGATGATGAAATTCAAGACGGGATACTTACCCCAACAAATGATGCTAACCAAAGTAATGCATGTCTTGATGATGACTTCTGGTCTGGATTCGTTCTGCCAGACTTTGGACAGGTGTCATCACTATCAAACGCACCTGTTGACGGTATTTCTGCCACCGCTTCAAACAAAATTGTGCAGACTCCTGTTTTAATCCATCCAGTTGGTCCTAATACTCCAAATCAAGAACTTGAGGCTGTCTATGGCAATTCACTTGTTACATCCTCCGTGCCACAAAGTGAAACTTCTTTATCAACTACTCCACCATTTCAGCAGCACCAATTTGGAAATTCATCTGTCACTAACGAGTATGGAAGGTTCCCGTCTCTAACCAGGAATGTTACCCGAACAGCAACAGCGGTTCAGGCCCTTCCTGCGCAGACATTATATTCTGTCCTTCAAAAACGGCCAAGAAATAATGGGAGCACATTTACCCAGAATAGTTCATTAGCAACTTCTCAAGCCTCACCACGGGCCCAAATGATTCCCAACTCAGTTCATATAAATCCATTTTACGCTTCACAGAGGTCTTCATCTCCATTGCATCAGTACATGGGTATGCAG CAAAATAACTCATTTCCTTCCGTTCAATCATTTCAACCAAGTGTTCCAGATCAAGGCGGGAATTCTTTTAGTGCTTTGAATGAACGTCGTAGTTCAACTCCACCTCACCTTGGTGGCCCGAGGATGCCATCATCTGCTCAGTCACCTGCGAACTTCTCTAGGCCTCAAAGCCAAGTTGGAGTTTCACGGGACCAAACCAATCTCCCGGCAGGGGCAGTCACTAGTCAACAAGTTGGTATGTCGTTATCTGTGCCCGCAAGTGGACAGATGGCTAGGCCTGTCGAGGCATCTAGAACAACACCCTCATACATGATTCCAAATAGTCATAGGATGCCATCAAGAGACCAGGTAAGTAATCCAGAAATTACATCTTCTCAAGGTCAGACCACTGCTGCTATCGATTTAGCAGAGCAGAATTGGCGACCGGCAGGCCGTATGCGTGGAGCCTTATCAGGTCAGGCTTACGCTGATGCTTTAAACCAGTACATTCTTAGGCCTAACCAGCAAGCTCAGGCAGCGAGGCCGTCACTCCCAGCTAATGTCCCAGCACATTTGCAATCCTTGATGACCGATACAACTGAGCAGCCTGTAGAACTAAGCCATTCTTCTGGAGCCCCGGTTGCTGGGCCCGAGGTTTCAAGCAAATTACCAGAGGTATCATCCGGGACAAAGTGA